The Desulfovibrio psychrotolerans nucleotide sequence AGCGATGACGACGGCTACCCCAAGCATATGGCCAAGCAGCTCTATCTGGACCGCCCGCTGCAGTTCTGGGTGGTGAATCTGGATGACGGTTTTTTGCGGGAACCCCAGGGCAAGCTTATCCCGCTGGAAGACATAGGCTCCCCGCCCATGCTCGCCCTGTGGCACGGCATGATGCACGTTCCATGGGCCGGTCCGCCCCCCGTGCACCTGCAGGGCTTCCTCTCCCTTCTGGCGCAGTCGGCCTCAACCCCCGGCTTCGAACCGGCGGGTGCCACAGACTTTACCATACGCAATTACTTTCTGGTGAGCAGCCGGTTCTGCTCCCTGCAATCACGATTCGGCTATCATTTCTGCACGGTGGAGGCACTGGCGGGCGATGTGGATGCGGAAAATTTTGTGGCGTTCCGCTTCAAGGGCGGCGCAGCAGACATAAACCGCCGCCTCCTGCGGGTGCGGCTCATCGCGGAGATACTGGAAGAACACGGCCTGCGCACCCGCATTATCCGCGACAGCCTCTCCGCCCGGCTGGAAGGGCTGCCCATGGCGGAAACCCTGCGTGCCCTTCACGTGATGGGGCACCTTGTCATGCACACCCGCCAGTTGGATATGATCATGTCCAGCCCGGATTCCGTGGTCTACTACAAGGAAAAACTCAGCGCAGACATCCGCACCGTTCTGGCTGCCTCGGAACAAGCCTGACAACTCCCGAGCAGGTGCGGTTTCGGGTAAAGGTCCCGGGCAATTTCTGGTACAGGTTAGGACAGGTTCCGTTACATGTTCAGGCGCGGCCACGCTGCCCCAACTATCCCGCCACATCCACCGGCAGTCTTCTCAGGGTGCTTCCGCCCCCGTCTCTTGCAGCAGCCGTTCCAGTTCCCCCGTCTCCCGCAGGTGCCGCAACCCTTCATTAAATTGGGCAATCAGCTCTTTCCCGCCGGGATACGCCTTGGAGTACATCAGAAAGTTGGGTTCGCTGCGAAACGGCGTGCGGCTCATGGCAAATCGCTCGTTTGCGTCCGGGAACAGCCTGCGCAGGGACATCCAGCCCACCCGCTCCTCCGCGGGTGCCAGTTGCACCCTGCCGGTAGCCAGCTTGCGGAACATGGAATCCTCATCGGGAGAAACATCCACCGGAAGGTTATCATACGCAAACCATTCCAGATAGTTGAACCCCAACGCCCCGGCAATGGTGTACCCCTGCAGGGCCTGTAGCGTGGTGTAGTCAAAGCCGTCCATCCGGTCTTTCAAAAAAAAGAAATGGCTGTTGGCTATAAAGATGGGATCAGAAAATTCTGCAAATCTGCTCCGAAACGGTGTGGGCACATAGGGAAAACTGCCGAAGGCTTCCCCTGTTTCCAGCATCCTTTCACAGCGCTTCCACGGAAAAAACTTCAGTTCCACGGCAATGCCGGAATGGGCAAAGGCCCGCAGCACCACCTCGGTAATGCGGCCATTTCCTTGCATATGCTCGGAAACATAGGGTGCCCATTCACCGGCCACCAGCGTGACGGTTGCCAGCTGCCGGCCTGCCTGACCGCCAATGCTTCCGCCGGTGTTGCCGTCTGACTGTCCGGTCACAGCACCCGCAGCGGTCGTGCCCGCTACAACAGTGTCTCCTGCTGCCGCAGACCGGCACAGCCCGCCTTCCGCCACCCCCGCAAGGAGCCACAGAAGCAACACAACCCAAAATCTCGTCCCAAAGTGCCTCATCTCTTCCGCCCCGTTCTGCCCCGTTTCGCCATGCTCCGACACGGAATATTCTGCACCGTACCCGGGCCGCCAGTGGTCCAATGCCCTTCCTTACACCATACTTCCCTGATTTGGTATAGCGCAATCTGTAGACCATGGCCGGAAGGGGAAAACACGGGAAAAAGACATCCCTCCGGGGCACCGGAACAGGCGCTACTGCCGCGGGTCGCGCAGGTTCTCCCACGGTCCGGGTGCAGTGGAGCGCACGGGGTTAATGTCTATGCCGCCCCGGCGGGTAAAGCGGGCGCACACCTCAAGCTCGTCGGGGCGGCAACGGCTCAGTATGTCGGCAAATATCCGCTCCACACAGGCTTCATGAAAGCCCTGATGCTCCCGATAGGAAACAAGATAGCGCAGCAGCGAGTCGGCATGAATCCGCTGACCGGCATAGCGCACTGTCACAGTGGCCCAGTCCGGCTGTCCGGTCACGGGGCACCGGGAACGGAACAGGCGGCTGAACAGGGTTTCGCGGGCAATGCCGTTCCCGCACGTCAGCAGGACCGGGTCTATGTTACAGACAAAGCTATTATCAGTTGCCAATACCGCCCCCCCGGCTCCCAATCCCTCCCCCTGCCCTGCGGGGGCGTCAGCCAAATCTGCCAAGGCATCCGGCAACTCTGCCCTGTCTATGCACATCCCCTGCGGCTCCCCCACTGCCACGGCTGCAAAGCTGTCCGGCTCCAGAATCTCCACCGCAACGGGGGCTCCCGCTGCCTGTGAAAGGTCCCGCTCCATGGCGTCGCGCACTGCCTGCACACCGGAAAAATGCGTCATATTAAAGGAATTGCAGTACAGCTTCAGCGACTTCGATTCAATGAGGCACGGCGAATCCCATGGCACCCGCACCACTGCCATGGCCACGGCGGGCCTTCCCCCCGCCTCCAGCCACGACAGTTCGTAGATGTTCCAGATATCCTCCCCGTGTCGCCACGGTATCTTCCCATCCGCACCGGCAGTTCCGCCGCAGCGGCATTCCCCGCCGCCCCCTTCCAGCCTCAGAATACCCGCCGCCGCACGTCCCAGCGCACGGGGAATGGGGCACAACTGCGCGGGGTCATACTGCCCGCTGTAGTCCACCTGCCTGCCCAGAACCAACCTGTCCGTCCCCATCTCCGAATCCATCATATACCTCTCTCATCCTGTCCGCCCCGCAGGGCGCTTTCCGCCTTCCGCGACCGCGGTAATCCTCGTCACGGCCTTGCGCTTTGCCGCACTATGGGCGGGCCTTATTCCAGATACGCCGTAGGATCCAGCCCCTCGTCCCGCCTGAGGGCAAACTTGCGCTCATCGCATGCGCCACACACGCCGCAGTGGGTCACGCCTCCCTTGTAGCAGGTCCATGTGCGCGAAAAATCCACCCCAAGCAGGCGGCCAAGGTCGCCAATATCCCGCTTGTCCATGGTGGCAAAAGGAAAGTCCAGCCGCACCGCGCCGTCCGTGCCGCGCAGCGCAGCCTCGTTCATGGCGGCGTTGAACTCCGTGCGGCAGTCCGGGTAGATGTGATGATCTCCCGAATGCGACCCCAGCAGCACACGCTCCGCCCCCACCGATTCCGCATAGCCCACGGCAATGGCAATGAGAATGCCGTTACGGAAAGGGACCACCGTGCTCTTCATGGATTCCGCATCATACGCCCCTTCCGGCACATCCCCGCCGGAACGCAGCAGCGATGACGAAAACAGTTCGTTGATGAACGGCAGTTGCACCACCCGGTGCGGCACGCCGTAAAAAGCGCACGAAGCCGCCGCCATGGGCAGCTCCCGCCCGTTATGTTTGGAGCCGTAATCAAAGCTGATGGCTGCCAGCCGCGTCCCCCGCGAAAGCTCGTGCGCCATGAGCACTGTAGAATCCATGCCGCCGGAAAGTATGATCACCGCGTCTGCCATAATCCTGTCTCCTACACACCCCGCCGCGCGCCGTACGTCAGCACATGCAGGCGGGGAGAAAAATTGAAACCGTATCGCACGCACCATTCCCACACGCGCTCCATACGCGTCATCTGCTCTTCCCGGGTCGCCCCCTTGGGCATGAGCCAGACCGCGCCCGGAGCAATATCCCTGTGGGCGCGCCCTGCTTCCAAAAAATCCAGCACGGGCGCAATGTCGTCATCCACCACAAACTTGAAGGCGTCCGCCCGCTTCAGGTTTTCGTCCCACAGGGGCGGGGCGGGCAGAAACTTGGGCGAACAGACCACATAGCCCCCGCATGCTTCCGGAATCCCGGCCTTTGCGCTGGTCTCATACTGCACGCGCCTTCCGGCATCCTCCAGCAACCCCGCGAGTTCAGAAAGCCCGGTCCGCCATTGCAGAAACGGCTCACCGCCGGTTATGACCACCAGCCCGTGCGGATGCGCCGCCACCTCACGCGCCACATCCCTTGGCGTCATGGGGGTGCCGCCGCCCAGCGCATGCGGCGTATCGCACCACGGGCAGAAGGGCGGCACACAGCCTGCCAGCCGTACGAATACAGCGGGCTGCCCCATGAATGGGCCTTCTCCCTGAAGTGACGCAAAGATTTCCGATACGTTCAGCACAGCGGCTGGCGCATAGTTCCCGGAAGAACCGCGCATTGCGTCTGCACGACTGCCCACACGATTGGCCGCATGATTGGCTACATACCTGCCTGCTCGATTGGCCGCACGTATGGCTGCCACCACCCCGCCCGTCTCATTGCCGTCCGCCTCATCCCTGCATGGCGCACGCCTAGACATGCCGCGTCCGGGTCGCCCATGCCGTGGGCGTCTCGTACACGGCAACCTCGTGCAGCCTGTAGCGGTCAGAACG carries:
- the queC gene encoding 7-cyano-7-deazaguanine synthase QueC, whose amino-acid sequence is MADAVIILSGGMDSTVLMAHELSRGTRLAAISFDYGSKHNGRELPMAAASCAFYGVPHRVVQLPFINELFSSSLLRSGGDVPEGAYDAESMKSTVVPFRNGILIAIAVGYAESVGAERVLLGSHSGDHHIYPDCRTEFNAAMNEAALRGTDGAVRLDFPFATMDKRDIGDLGRLLGVDFSRTWTCYKGGVTHCGVCGACDERKFALRRDEGLDPTAYLE
- a CDS encoding 7-carboxy-7-deazaguanine synthase QueE gives rise to the protein MSRRAPCRDEADGNETGGVVAAIRAANRAGRYVANHAANRVGSRADAMRGSSGNYAPAAVLNVSEIFASLQGEGPFMGQPAVFVRLAGCVPPFCPWCDTPHALGGGTPMTPRDVAREVAAHPHGLVVITGGEPFLQWRTGLSELAGLLEDAGRRVQYETSAKAGIPEACGGYVVCSPKFLPAPPLWDENLKRADAFKFVVDDDIAPVLDFLEAGRAHRDIAPGAVWLMPKGATREEQMTRMERVWEWCVRYGFNFSPRLHVLTYGARRGV
- a CDS encoding transporter substrate-binding domain-containing protein gives rise to the protein MLLLWLLAGVAEGGLCRSAAAGDTVVAGTTAAGAVTGQSDGNTGGSIGGQAGRQLATVTLVAGEWAPYVSEHMQGNGRITEVVLRAFAHSGIAVELKFFPWKRCERMLETGEAFGSFPYVPTPFRSRFAEFSDPIFIANSHFFFLKDRMDGFDYTTLQALQGYTIAGALGFNYLEWFAYDNLPVDVSPDEDSMFRKLATGRVQLAPAEERVGWMSLRRLFPDANERFAMSRTPFRSEPNFLMYSKAYPGGKELIAQFNEGLRHLRETGELERLLQETGAEAP